From the genome of Caldisericum sp.:
ACAAAGAAGCAAAACTTGGAATGGTAATGCTTACAATCAAGAAGGGTATCGAAGAATTGTCCAAGTTAATCTAATTAGTAAGTTATTAGTTTTTAGCAAAAGCCGCAGGATTTGCCTGCGGCTTTTCTATTTGAATATATCGTGAGGGTAAAGAAAATCGTGTCCAAATGTTCTTTGAGAAATTTTACAAACAGGAGGAAAAGTCCTTTTAAATTGTGTTGCAAACATTCTTTTTAGGACATTTTCGACATCTTCCTTTTTAAAACCTAACTCAACGATTTCTTCTTTTGTCTTTCTTTCTTCAAGATAAAGATAAAGAATCTGGTCGATTTCAGAGTAAGGTGTTCCTATTTCGCCCTCGTCTGTTTGCCCAGGCCATAAATCTGCTGATGGTTTTTTGGCTATGATTGATTCCGGAACTCCAACATGCTTTGATAATCCAAAAACCTGAGTTTTGTATAAATCTCCTATTGGGTAAATCCCTGCTGCCATATCACCGTACCAGGTTGTGTAGCCAAGCATAATTTCACTTTTATTGCTTGTTCCGAGAACGATAGCATCAAATTCTCTTGCTTTGTCAAAGATAATACTCATTCTTATACGAGCAAGAAAATTTCCTATTCTAAACTTGTCTCCGATTTTTTCTTTTGTAAGATATGGCTCTGCAATTTCAGTTATATCAATTATTTCATATTTAATTCCAAGGTTTTCTACAACCTTGAGTCCGTCTTCAATGGATTCCTTTGAACTTAACTTATATGGAAGAAGTATTCCAAAAACATTTTCCTTTCCCAAAGCATCAACAGCAAGAGAAGCTACAAGCGCAGAGTCAATACCACCAGAAATACCTAATAGTGCATGATCAAATTTGTTACTTTTAACTTCTTCTTCGATGAATTTTACTATGAACTTCTTAACAAGTGCGTAATTCAAGGTTAAGTCAATCATCTAAACCTCCAACAACTCTGTTTACATTTTTGACAAATAACAACCTGTCCTCCTCTTTTATAAGAGGAAAAGATATTCTTTTCTTGTAAATGTCATCCGTGTCAACTGTTCCTGTTACAATAGTCTCCTCAAAAAGTTCTGCAGAGACTATTTTCTTTCCTATGGGTGATTGGATAAAACTTCCCCCATAAAAACCTAATCCATCGTCAAAGCCTACTCTATTAACATACACGACAAAGAATCCAAAGAAGTTCGTATAAGTGGAAGATGCAGTTTCGACAGTCTCCTGTATCTGTGGCTTTTCTCCTTTGAGCCCTCTCAAAGGCATGTTGCTTATTGCGAACACAAAATCAACATTGTCAAGGTAT
Proteins encoded in this window:
- a CDS encoding NAD+ synthase, coding for MIDLTLNYALVKKFIVKFIEEEVKSNKFDHALLGISGGIDSALVASLAVDALGKENVFGILLPYKLSSKESIEDGLKVVENLGIKYEIIDITEIAEPYLTKEKIGDKFRIGNFLARIRMSIIFDKAREFDAIVLGTSNKSEIMLGYTTWYGDMAAGIYPIGDLYKTQVFGLSKHVGVPESIIAKKPSADLWPGQTDEGEIGTPYSEIDQILYLYLEERKTKEEIVELGFKKEDVENVLKRMFATQFKRTFPPVCKISQRTFGHDFLYPHDIFK